The following are encoded in a window of Thermodesulfobacterium geofontis OPF15 genomic DNA:
- the thiL gene encoding thiamine-phosphate kinase, which yields MTEKEWLKYLKKYIIENSYVIKSKNEDCAVIKLSKNKYLLFTTDALVEKIHFHFSYTSFFDLGVKLATSNLSDIAAMGGEPKWALLTLGSPKPIDKSWINPFMEALTSTLKKFETHLVGGDTVKSPFFFVNLALIGETKNPIFRKGAQPEDYIFVSRPLGESSAFLRLIQKKSLKDIPESVKQAHLRPEPEILLGKELSKQKLATSMIDISDGLLIDLWRICEESKVGAELWEDKIPIGNFATLEEALSGGEDYALLFTVEEKNLKKLENLAKKFNRNFFKIGRIIKERNFYLIKGTKKLKIKPKGFDHFEN from the coding sequence ATGACAGAAAAAGAATGGCTTAAATATCTTAAAAAATATATTATAGAGAATTCTTATGTAATAAAATCAAAAAATGAAGATTGCGCAGTTATAAAATTAAGTAAAAATAAATATCTTCTTTTTACCACAGATGCCTTAGTAGAAAAAATCCATTTTCACTTTTCTTACACTTCTTTTTTTGATTTAGGAGTAAAGCTTGCTACTTCAAATTTAAGCGATATAGCTGCTATGGGAGGAGAACCTAAATGGGCTCTCTTAACCTTAGGTTCTCCTAAACCTATAGATAAATCTTGGATTAATCCTTTTATGGAAGCTCTAACTTCTACTTTAAAAAAATTTGAAACACATTTAGTAGGTGGTGATACAGTTAAAAGCCCTTTTTTCTTTGTCAATTTAGCACTTATAGGGGAAACTAAAAACCCTATTTTTAGAAAAGGGGCTCAACCAGAAGATTATATCTTTGTTTCAAGACCCTTAGGAGAAAGCTCTGCATTTTTAAGACTTATTCAAAAAAAATCTCTAAAAGATATCCCTGAATCTGTAAAACAAGCCCACCTGAGACCTGAACCAGAAATACTTTTAGGTAAAGAGCTTTCCAAACAAAAACTTGCTACCTCAATGATAGATATTTCAGACGGACTTTTAATTGATCTCTGGAGAATATGTGAAGAAAGTAAAGTTGGAGCTGAACTTTGGGAAGATAAAATTCCAATAGGTAATTTTGCCACCTTAGAAGAGGCTTTATCTGGTGGAGAAGATTATGCACTTTTATTTACTGTAGAAGAAAAAAATCTTAAAAAATTAGAAAATTTAGCTAAAAAATTTAATAGAAATTTTTTTAAAATAGGAAGGATTATTAAAGAAAGAAATTTCTATTTAATAAAAGGAACAAAAAAATTAAAAATTAAACCCAAGGGATTTGATCATTTTGAGAATTAA
- the ndk gene encoding nucleoside-diphosphate kinase, giving the protein MERTLVMIKPDGVERNLIGKIINIFEEKGLKVVAIKKLRLTKEQAKAFYIVHKDRPFYESLTDYISSGSVVAIVFEGENAIKKVREIMGATDPKDAEEGTIRKLFGLNKEKNTVHGSDSPESAKKEINFFFSESELIAAE; this is encoded by the coding sequence ATGGAAAGGACTTTAGTAATGATTAAACCTGATGGGGTAGAGAGAAATCTTATTGGCAAAATTATTAACATTTTTGAAGAAAAGGGTCTTAAAGTAGTTGCTATTAAAAAACTGAGATTAACAAAGGAACAAGCGAAAGCATTTTATATAGTCCATAAAGACCGACCCTTTTATGAGAGCCTAACAGATTATATAAGTTCTGGATCGGTAGTTGCTATAGTATTTGAAGGAGAAAATGCTATAAAAAAAGTGCGTGAAATAATGGGAGCAACAGATCCAAAGGATGCTGAAGAAGGAACTATAAGAAAATTGTTTGGTTTAAATAAAGAAAAAAATACTGTACATGGTTCAGATAGCCCTGAATCAGCTAAAAAAGAAATTAATTTTTTCTTTAGTGAATCTGAATTAATCGCAGCAGAATAA
- a CDS encoding EamA family transporter, whose amino-acid sequence MEKKVLILWLLTILFWGVSPVIEKIGLRSVEPLLALFIRTSAALLAISLTLFLSPSISLSSLNFKNVGILSLSGILAGFLGMLTYFSLLKAKNASQIVPLTSTYPLVATLLAVLFLKEELNFYKILGTTFVVVGIYLLFKS is encoded by the coding sequence ATGGAAAAAAAGGTTTTAATATTGTGGCTTTTGACTATTCTTTTTTGGGGTGTTTCACCAGTAATAGAAAAAATAGGTCTTAGAAGTGTTGAACCTTTGCTTGCTCTTTTTATAAGAACTTCTGCAGCTTTACTTGCAATTTCTCTAACTTTATTCTTAAGCCCTTCTATTTCTTTATCTTCTTTAAATTTTAAAAATGTAGGGATTCTTTCTCTTAGTGGGATTTTAGCAGGATTTTTAGGAATGCTTACTTATTTTTCTTTACTTAAAGCTAAAAACGCTTCACAAATTGTTCCCTTAACCTCAACTTATCCTTTAGTTGCAACTTTACTGGCTGTTTTATTTTTAAAAGAAGAACTCAATTTTTATAAAATTTTGGGAACTACTTTTGTAGTAGTAGGAATATATTTATTATTTAAAAGCTAA
- a CDS encoding site-2 protease family protein, whose product MIDPKIFLFLTPPLLLALTVHEFSHGFIAYLLGDPTPKLANRLTLNPIKHLDFFGTLTLFITQAIGWAKPVPINPNYFKNPWRDMALVSVAGPLSNIFLAILFGLFYNLFSNLNLNLQNFAISEPLSLMCYLGVKINIGLGIFNLLPIPPLDGSKIIVKFLPLPLRISYLRLEIFGFFIIIFLAITGILSKIIYPIISFFSDFILYFTNIF is encoded by the coding sequence ATGATTGATCCAAAAATATTTCTTTTTCTCACTCCTCCTTTATTATTAGCTTTGACAGTGCATGAATTTTCTCATGGATTTATTGCTTATCTTTTGGGAGATCCCACTCCTAAATTAGCCAATAGATTGACCTTAAATCCTATTAAACATTTAGATTTTTTTGGAACCCTCACTTTATTTATTACTCAGGCTATAGGATGGGCAAAACCAGTCCCTATAAATCCTAATTATTTTAAAAATCCTTGGAGAGATATGGCTTTAGTATCAGTAGCTGGACCTCTTTCTAATATATTTTTAGCTATTTTATTTGGTTTGTTTTATAATTTGTTTAGTAATTTGAATTTAAATCTTCAAAATTTTGCTATCTCTGAACCCTTATCCCTAATGTGCTATCTGGGAGTAAAAATAAATATTGGTCTCGGAATTTTTAACTTACTTCCTATTCCCCCTTTAGATGGAAGTAAAATAATAGTAAAATTTTTACCTCTTCCTCTAAGAATAAGCTACTTAAGATTAGAAATTTTTGGTTTTTTTATTATCATTTTTTTAGCTATAACTGGAATACTTTCTAAAATAATTTATCCTATTATAAGTTTTTTTTCTGATTTCATTCTTTATTTTACAAATATCTTTTAA
- a CDS encoding S41 family peptidase, which translates to MYKKNLKFNLLLSFCLIFLLIFSWGFSKETKEKNDEIYRYLKLFSQVLRLIEDNYVTEVNPKDLIYGAINGMLNSLDPYSSLMKPEEYKELEIETKGSFTGIGIEITIKDEIITVVAPIEDTPAWKAGIKPGDKILKIDDKPTKGMSLLEAVKLLRGPKGTKVTITILRNDKDIKEITLVRDVIPIKSVKTKLLEPGFAYVRITSFQEKTPQELIEALEKLENEQQIKGIILDLRFNPGGLLSSAIEVADEFLEDGLIVSVKGKSKEAQMEFKAAPNPSHRKHPYPIVILINHGTASAAEIVTGALKDNNRALVLGQKSFGKGCVQTVIPLEEDYAVKLTTAYYYTPKGVCIDKVGINPDIEIPEIETPGDKNSEKAKEDKVFKYFSSPEEDFQVKMALSILKNVKEISKLRF; encoded by the coding sequence ATGTATAAAAAGAATTTAAAATTTAATTTACTTTTAAGCTTTTGTCTTATCTTTCTTCTAATTTTTAGTTGGGGATTTTCTAAAGAAACCAAAGAAAAAAACGATGAAATCTATAGGTATCTCAAACTTTTTTCTCAGGTTTTAAGATTAATAGAAGATAATTATGTAACTGAAGTAAATCCTAAGGATTTAATTTATGGTGCCATTAATGGAATGTTAAACTCTCTTGATCCCTATTCCTCCTTAATGAAACCTGAAGAATACAAAGAACTTGAAATTGAAACTAAGGGAAGTTTTACAGGAATTGGGATAGAAATTACTATTAAAGATGAAATTATAACTGTAGTGGCTCCTATAGAAGATACTCCTGCTTGGAAAGCAGGTATTAAACCGGGAGATAAAATCTTAAAAATTGACGATAAACCTACTAAAGGAATGAGCCTTTTAGAAGCAGTAAAGCTTTTAAGAGGTCCTAAAGGAACAAAAGTTACTATTACTATTCTTAGAAATGATAAAGATATAAAAGAAATAACTTTAGTAAGAGATGTGATACCTATAAAAAGTGTTAAAACTAAATTACTTGAACCAGGATTTGCATACGTTAGAATTACAAGTTTTCAAGAAAAAACCCCTCAAGAACTAATTGAGGCTTTAGAAAAATTAGAAAATGAACAACAAATAAAGGGAATTATATTAGATTTAAGATTTAATCCCGGAGGACTCCTTTCTTCAGCAATAGAAGTAGCTGATGAATTTTTGGAAGATGGTCTCATTGTCTCTGTAAAAGGGAAAAGTAAAGAAGCACAAATGGAATTTAAAGCAGCACCGAATCCTTCTCACAGAAAACATCCTTATCCTATAGTTATTCTTATTAATCATGGAACAGCCTCTGCTGCTGAAATAGTTACTGGTGCTTTAAAAGATAACAATAGAGCACTTGTTTTAGGACAAAAAAGTTTTGGAAAAGGTTGTGTACAAACTGTAATTCCTTTAGAGGAAGATTATGCAGTAAAATTAACCACTGCCTATTATTATACACCAAAAGGAGTCTGCATTGATAAAGTTGGAATTAACCCTGATATAGAAATTCCTGAAATAGAAACTCCAGGAGACAAAAACTCAGAAAAAGCGAAAGAAGATAAAGTTTTTAAATATTTCTCAAGCCCTGAGGAAGATTTCCAAGTAAAAATGGCTCTTTCTATACTAAAAAATGTTAAAGAAATTTCTAAATTGAGATTCTAA
- the rpsB gene encoding 30S ribosomal protein S2 yields the protein MSHITMKQLLEAGVHFGHQTRRWNPKMKPFIFGERNGIHIIDLQQTLHYFEIAYEFVVNLVAQGGKILFVGTKKQAQETVKEEAERCGMYYVVNRWLGGTLTNFRTIRQSVEKLKKLETWFEDGTIERFTKKERLRLERLKNKLEKNLAGIKNMETLPQALYIVDPVHEEIAVKEARKLGIPIIAIVDTNCDPDLIDYIIPGNDDAIRAIKLITSKIADACLEGLEIYKERIAAQTDKEISLEEKLPEEEEKVDRILKEILIEEEKELRFEEEAEKLMEKE from the coding sequence ATGTCACACATTACCATGAAACAACTTCTTGAAGCTGGTGTCCATTTTGGACATCAGACTCGCAGATGGAATCCCAAAATGAAACCTTTTATTTTTGGAGAAAGGAATGGGATTCATATTATTGATTTACAACAAACACTTCATTATTTTGAAATTGCTTATGAATTTGTGGTGAATTTAGTTGCTCAGGGAGGGAAAATTTTATTCGTAGGAACAAAAAAACAAGCACAAGAAACTGTTAAAGAAGAGGCTGAAAGATGTGGAATGTATTATGTGGTCAATAGGTGGCTTGGTGGAACACTTACCAATTTTAGAACTATAAGACAAAGTGTAGAAAAGTTAAAAAAACTTGAAACTTGGTTTGAGGATGGAACTATTGAAAGATTTACTAAAAAAGAAAGATTAAGACTTGAAAGATTAAAAAACAAATTGGAAAAAAATCTAGCAGGAATAAAAAATATGGAAACTCTTCCTCAAGCTTTATATATAGTTGATCCTGTACATGAAGAAATTGCTGTCAAAGAAGCTAGAAAATTAGGTATTCCTATTATTGCTATTGTTGATACTAACTGCGATCCTGATCTTATAGATTATATTATTCCTGGAAATGATGATGCTATAAGAGCTATCAAACTTATCACTAGTAAAATTGCTGATGCTTGCTTAGAAGGATTGGAAATTTATAAAGAAAGAATAGCAGCTCAAACAGATAAAGAAATTTCTCTTGAAGAAAAGCTTCCAGAGGAAGAAGAAAAAGTAGACCGAATATTAAAAGAAATTCTTATTGAAGAAGAGAAAGAATTAAGATTTGAAGAGGAAGCAGAAAAATTAATGGAAAAAGAATAA
- the tsf gene encoding translation elongation factor Ts codes for MAEISLELIKQLRERTAAGFMDCKKALEEAQGDIEKAIDILRKKGLAIATKRAAKETLEGVVAAYIHSNRKIGVLVEVNCETDFVARTSEFQEFAHNLAMQIAATNPVAVSREQVPPEILEREKKIYEEQLREAGKPENIIPKIVEGKLEKFYKENVLLEQPFIKNPDLTIQDLLNELMAKTGEKIVIKRFCRFQVGE; via the coding sequence ATGGCTGAAATTAGTTTAGAATTGATAAAACAATTGAGAGAAAGAACAGCAGCTGGATTTATGGATTGTAAGAAGGCGTTAGAGGAAGCACAAGGAGATATAGAAAAAGCTATAGATATTCTTAGAAAAAAGGGGCTTGCTATTGCTACAAAAAGAGCAGCTAAGGAGACTTTGGAAGGTGTTGTAGCTGCCTATATTCATAGTAACAGAAAAATTGGAGTATTAGTAGAAGTAAATTGTGAAACAGATTTTGTAGCCAGAACTTCAGAATTTCAAGAATTTGCCCATAATTTAGCTATGCAGATTGCAGCTACCAATCCTGTTGCTGTTAGTAGAGAACAGGTTCCACCAGAGATATTAGAAAGGGAGAAAAAAATATATGAAGAACAATTAAGAGAGGCAGGGAAACCAGAAAATATTATTCCTAAAATAGTTGAAGGGAAACTTGAAAAGTTTTATAAAGAAAATGTATTGTTGGAGCAGCCATTTATTAAAAATCCAGACCTTACTATTCAAGATCTTTTAAATGAACTTATGGCTAAAACTGGGGAAAAAATTGTAATTAAAAGATTTTGTAGATTTCAAGTAGGTGAATAA
- the pyrH gene encoding UMP kinase: protein MQKPKYKRILLKISGEALLGDKSFGIDHQIVKKIVEEIKEVYRLGIELGIVVGGGNIFRGVIGQEKGMDRVRADCIGMLATLINALVIQDALISQNIPCRIMSAFEVVKAGETYIREKALKHLEKGRILLLACGTGNPFFTTDTAAVLRALELNAEILFKATKVDGVYDKDPVKDPTAKKYDVLTFDSALEKKLKIMDATAFSLARDYKLPVLVFNILESGNIKKAVLGEKVGTLITP, encoded by the coding sequence GTGCAAAAACCTAAATATAAAAGGATCCTCTTAAAAATTTCTGGAGAAGCTCTTTTAGGAGATAAATCCTTTGGTATAGACCATCAAATTGTAAAGAAAATAGTTGAAGAAATAAAAGAGGTATATCGTCTTGGAATAGAATTAGGAATTGTAGTAGGGGGAGGGAATATATTTAGAGGTGTTATAGGTCAAGAAAAAGGTATGGATAGAGTAAGAGCAGATTGTATAGGAATGCTTGCAACACTAATTAATGCATTGGTTATTCAAGATGCTTTAATTTCTCAGAATATTCCTTGTAGAATCATGTCTGCTTTTGAAGTAGTAAAAGCAGGAGAAACTTATATAAGAGAAAAGGCACTCAAACATTTAGAAAAGGGAAGAATTCTTCTTTTGGCTTGTGGTACAGGAAATCCCTTTTTCACAACAGATACTGCAGCAGTTTTAAGAGCTCTTGAACTTAACGCAGAAATCTTATTTAAGGCTACTAAAGTAGATGGGGTTTATGATAAAGATCCAGTTAAAGATCCTACAGCTAAAAAATATGATGTTCTTACTTTTGATTCCGCTCTTGAAAAAAAGCTTAAAATAATGGATGCAACTGCCTTCTCTTTAGCAAGAGATTATAAACTTCCTGTTTTAGTTTTTAATATCTTAGAATCAGGAAACATCAAAAAAGCAGTTTTAGGAGAGAAAGTAGGAACTTTAATAACGCCTTAG
- the frr gene encoding ribosome recycling factor — protein MEKSLKNFKEELSHIRTGRASIALLEAIKVDCYGTKMPIPQIATVNVVEGKMLVIQPWDINLVKEIEKAIQKSDLGINPTSDGKTIKLIMPPLTEERRKELIKVASKLAEEARIAIRNIRRDVLEKFKTAKKKGEISEDDYLQLEKKVQKLTDEYIEKINTALKEKEKEILAP, from the coding sequence ATGGAGAAAAGTTTAAAAAATTTTAAAGAAGAGCTTTCTCATATAAGAACAGGTAGAGCCTCAATTGCACTTTTAGAAGCTATTAAAGTGGATTGTTATGGAACAAAAATGCCTATTCCTCAGATAGCTACTGTAAATGTAGTGGAAGGTAAAATGCTTGTTATACAACCTTGGGATATAAATTTAGTAAAAGAGATTGAAAAGGCTATTCAAAAATCTGATTTAGGGATTAATCCTACAAGTGATGGAAAAACTATAAAACTTATTATGCCACCTTTGACTGAAGAGAGAAGAAAAGAACTTATAAAGGTAGCAAGTAAACTTGCAGAAGAAGCAAGAATAGCTATTCGTAATATTAGAAGAGACGTTTTAGAAAAATTTAAAACAGCTAAGAAAAAAGGAGAAATATCTGAGGATGATTATCTTCAATTAGAAAAAAAGGTCCAGAAATTGACAGATGAATATATTGAAAAGATTAATACAGCTTTAAAAGAAAAAGAGAAAGAGATTTTAGCTCCTTAA
- a CDS encoding isoprenyl transferase: MENSLNDSSIILDPSKLPKHVAIIMDGNGRWAKSRGLPRVYGHKKGAEVAKTIVYKTKELGIPYLTLFAFSKENWLRPKEEVETLLELLKIYLDAEFERMKNEGIKFKVIGDKEDFPEELKHKLEFIEKATENNDKMVLCMALSYGGKAEIIKATKKIAEEVKKEKILPENIDENLFRKFLDTKDIPDPDLLIRTSGEMRISNFLLFQLAYTEFYFTPVYWPDFDEKEYLKALYSYQQRERRFGKVYEP, encoded by the coding sequence ATGGAAAATTCCTTAAATGATTCTTCAATAATTTTAGATCCTTCAAAACTTCCTAAACATGTAGCTATTATTATGGATGGTAATGGAAGATGGGCAAAAAGCAGAGGTTTACCAAGAGTTTATGGTCACAAAAAAGGTGCAGAAGTAGCGAAAACAATTGTTTATAAAACTAAAGAGTTAGGTATTCCCTATCTTACTCTTTTTGCCTTTTCAAAAGAAAACTGGCTTCGCCCTAAAGAGGAAGTTGAAACCCTTCTTGAATTGTTAAAAATCTATTTAGATGCAGAATTTGAAAGAATGAAAAATGAAGGAATAAAGTTTAAAGTAATAGGAGATAAAGAAGATTTTCCAGAAGAACTAAAGCATAAATTAGAGTTTATTGAAAAAGCTACAGAAAATAATGACAAAATGGTTTTATGTATGGCTTTAAGCTATGGAGGAAAAGCTGAAATAATTAAGGCTACAAAAAAAATAGCTGAAGAAGTTAAAAAAGAAAAAATTCTTCCAGAAAATATAGATGAAAATCTTTTTAGAAAGTTTTTAGATACCAAAGATATTCCTGATCCAGATCTTCTTATAAGAACAAGTGGTGAGATGAGAATTTCTAACTTTTTACTTTTTCAATTAGCTTATACAGAATTTTATTTCACACCTGTTTATTGGCCAGATTTTGATGAAAAGGAATATTTAAAGGCTCTTTATTCTTATCAGCAAAGAGAAAGGAGATTTGGTAAAGTTTATGAACCTTAA
- a CDS encoding phosphatidate cytidylyltransferase, translating into MNLKRVITAITLFPLLVLVLLKASLFIIFLIILLSTSLCFYEWKNLYEIPFSLWLIGEILLIISFLAIFLYNSSVFYIFYFFLFFSFLPHLFKYEKEEFKKTFFPFLIGLIYIFIGFYPFWEILKNFERKYLVYFFSVIFANDTGAYLIGKIFGKTPFFSKISPKKTWEGFFGGIIFALVIAFFLNYYWGLFESPINLFIASILSFVGSIGDLLESAFKRVVDKKDSGKIIIGHGGLLDRLDSVLLSSPLFLIILKIKFI; encoded by the coding sequence ATGAACCTTAAAAGAGTAATTACCGCTATTACCCTTTTTCCTCTTCTTGTTTTAGTTTTATTAAAGGCAAGTTTATTTATCATTTTTCTTATTATTCTCCTTTCTACCTCTTTGTGTTTTTATGAATGGAAAAATCTTTATGAAATTCCCTTTTCTTTATGGTTAATAGGTGAAATACTTCTTATAATTAGTTTTTTAGCTATTTTTTTATATAATTCTTCAGTTTTTTATATTTTCTACTTTTTCCTTTTTTTTTCTTTCCTTCCACACTTATTCAAATATGAAAAAGAAGAATTTAAAAAAACCTTTTTTCCTTTTCTTATAGGTCTCATATATATTTTTATAGGATTTTATCCTTTTTGGGAGATTTTAAAAAATTTTGAAAGGAAATATTTAGTTTATTTTTTTTCTGTTATCTTTGCTAATGATACAGGAGCTTATTTAATAGGAAAAATTTTTGGAAAAACCCCATTTTTTTCAAAAATTTCACCTAAAAAAACATGGGAAGGATTTTTTGGGGGAATTATTTTTGCATTAGTAATAGCTTTCTTTTTAAACTATTATTGGGGACTTTTTGAAAGTCCTATTAATCTTTTTATTGCTTCAATTCTTTCTTTTGTAGGAAGTATAGGAGATCTCCTTGAATCGGCTTTTAAAAGAGTTGTAGATAAAAAGGATTCAGGAAAAATTATTATAGGTCACGGTGGATTACTTGATAGATTAGATAGTGTTTTACTTTCTTCTCCACTTTTTTTAATAATTCTAAAAATTAAATTTATTTAA
- a CDS encoding HD domain-containing protein: MILSLEEAYFLLEKEKVPEHIIKHSEKVALISLFIGCFLKERGEKIDTQLLVVGALLHDIKKYESLLTGENHALLGYEFMKKLGYKRIGEIIKAHIYLEINSFNLPVTEEEIVHYADKRVMHDKIVTLKDRFEDLKKRYGKNEQTISRLEALEKLNYLIEKRIFSRIPFTPDKIIELEKIKEVRDVLYRCIKDCSSCWWNLI; this comes from the coding sequence ATGATTCTTTCCCTTGAGGAAGCCTATTTTCTTTTAGAAAAAGAAAAGGTTCCGGAACATATTATAAAACATTCAGAAAAGGTAGCTCTCATTTCTTTATTTATCGGTTGTTTTTTAAAGGAAAGGGGAGAAAAAATTGATACTCAACTTTTAGTAGTAGGGGCTCTTCTTCATGATATAAAAAAATATGAGTCGCTCTTAACAGGAGAAAATCATGCTCTTCTTGGATATGAGTTTATGAAAAAATTAGGTTATAAAAGAATAGGAGAGATTATAAAAGCTCACATTTATTTGGAGATAAATTCTTTTAATCTTCCTGTAACCGAAGAAGAAATAGTTCATTATGCAGATAAAAGGGTAATGCATGATAAAATAGTTACTTTAAAAGATAGATTTGAAGATTTAAAAAAGAGATATGGTAAAAATGAACAAACTATTTCAAGATTAGAAGCATTAGAAAAATTAAATTATTTAATTGAGAAACGCATTTTTAGCAGAATCCCTTTTACACCTGATAAAATAATAGAGTTAGAAAAAATAAAGGAGGTAAGGGATGTCCTCTATAGGTGTATTAAAGATTGCTCTTCTTGCTGGTGGAACCTCATCTGA
- a CDS encoding D-alanine--D-alanine ligase family protein, whose translation MSSIGVLKIALLAGGTSSEREVSLKGAEVVKKALEKLGHKYEFFDPAQDLPKLAQRAKEFDCAFLVVHGPGGEDGTLQGFLDSIGLPYQGAGVLGSALAMHKGISKSLYKLAGLNVPEGKTFSKDSSFEIIKTYGEKIGFPLVVKPATQGSSIGLSVVKDKKDLKKAVEAAFNVDREIILEKYLKGKEITVGILDDKPLPVVEIVPKVSEIFDYETKYTPGLSEEICPARLSERLTKKAQEYGLIAHKTLKLRHYSRTDMIIVEDEIYVLETNTIPGMTETSLLPLAAKVAGYSFPALIQKLLELTLRDKNT comes from the coding sequence ATGTCCTCTATAGGTGTATTAAAGATTGCTCTTCTTGCTGGTGGAACCTCATCTGAAAGGGAAGTATCTTTAAAGGGAGCAGAAGTAGTAAAAAAAGCTTTAGAAAAGTTAGGGCATAAATATGAATTTTTTGATCCAGCTCAAGATCTTCCTAAACTTGCTCAAAGAGCAAAAGAGTTTGATTGTGCTTTTTTAGTAGTTCATGGACCAGGAGGAGAAGATGGTACTTTGCAAGGTTTTTTAGATTCTATAGGACTTCCTTATCAAGGAGCAGGGGTTTTAGGAAGTGCTCTTGCTATGCATAAAGGAATATCTAAAAGTCTATATAAACTTGCTGGACTTAATGTTCCTGAAGGAAAAACTTTTTCAAAAGATTCTTCCTTTGAAATAATAAAAACTTATGGAGAAAAAATTGGTTTCCCCTTGGTTGTTAAACCTGCTACACAGGGTTCAAGTATTGGGTTAAGTGTTGTCAAAGATAAAAAAGATCTTAAAAAGGCTGTTGAAGCAGCTTTTAATGTGGATAGGGAAATAATTTTAGAAAAATATCTTAAAGGGAAAGAAATAACAGTAGGTATTTTAGATGATAAACCTTTACCAGTAGTAGAAATAGTCCCAAAGGTTTCGGAGATTTTTGATTACGAAACTAAATATACTCCAGGTCTTTCAGAAGAAATTTGCCCTGCAAGACTTTCAGAAAGACTGACTAAAAAAGCTCAAGAATATGGACTTATAGCTCATAAAACATTAAAGCTAAGGCATTACAGTAGAACTGATATGATTATAGTAGAAGATGAAATTTATGTACTTGAAACTAATACCATTCCTGGTATGACAGAAACAAGTCTTTTACCTCTTGCAGCAAAAGTTGCAGGTTATAGTTTTCCTGCGCTAATTCAGAAATTATTAGAATTAACTTTAAGAGATAAAAATACCTAA
- a CDS encoding BON domain-containing protein: MNKYFNSIIGKFQENLKIFSLIYFLILVLNISGCGWLIVGGGTAYEGYKVGSDPRSIGTQIDDATITAKVKLKLIEDPITKARKIDVDTVNGVVTLTGVVESEKEIKRAIEIAKNVKGVKKVVNNLRVEKRGITSYLSDKEITTKVKLKLIEDPDLKALSIDVDTVNGVVTLTGVVESEYQKKKAIEHAKSVSGVVKVIDNLQIKK, from the coding sequence ATGAATAAATATTTTAATAGTATTATCGGAAAATTTCAAGAAAATTTAAAAATTTTCAGTTTGATCTATTTTCTAATCTTAGTTCTTAATATTTCAGGTTGTGGTTGGCTTATAGTAGGAGGAGGAACTGCATATGAAGGTTATAAAGTAGGATCAGATCCAAGAAGTATAGGAACTCAAATAGATGATGCAACAATTACTGCTAAAGTAAAATTAAAACTTATTGAAGACCCAATAACCAAGGCTCGTAAAATCGATGTAGATACAGTAAATGGTGTAGTTACTTTAACTGGAGTTGTAGAAAGTGAGAAAGAAATAAAAAGAGCTATAGAAATTGCAAAAAATGTTAAGGGAGTTAAAAAGGTAGTTAATAATTTAAGAGTAGAAAAAAGAGGAATAACTTCTTATCTTTCTGATAAAGAAATTACTACAAAGGTTAAACTTAAATTAATAGAGGATCCAGATTTAAAAGCACTTTCCATCGATGTAGATACAGTAAATGGTGTAGTTACTTTAACTGGAGTTGTAGAAAGTGAGTATCAAAAGAAAAAGGCTATAGAACACGCTAAAAGTGTTTCTGGAGTAGTAAAAGTAATTGATAATCTTCAAATTAAAAAATAA